The Acidobacteriota bacterium sequence ATCTGCTCGGCCCGCCGCCGTTCCGCTGTCCGAACGCCGCGTCGCTGCCCGACGCGGATCACGTGCTTCGGCGCACGGGGCCCTCCGCCGAGTGGGGCCTCGTCGATCGAGCCCGACACCATCCGTTCCTGCGCTACCGGCATCGCCTCATTTCGTACCAGGCCGCGCGGCGCGCCGGCCTGCCGGACGCGTCGTGGGTCGGACTCGTCGAACGGCTCGACCGCGGGGTGGCCGAGGTCGCGGGCCGTGGCTTCGCCGTGACGCCGCTCGTGCGATGCGGCGAGCTCGAGGCCACACTTGGCGTGGGCGGCTCGGGGGCGTTGTGGGTGAAGGACGAGACCGGCAACGTGTCGGGATCCCACAAGGCGCGGCACCTGTTCGGCGTGCTGCTCTGGCTCGAGCTGGCGGCGCTCGCGCGAGAGGCGAAGGGCCTGCCGCCGTCGCATTCCGGACGCTTCGCCATCGCCAGTTGCGGCAACGCCGCGCTGGCCGCCGCCGTGGTCGCGGCGGCGGTCAGGCGGCCGCTCGACGTCTTCGTGCCCGTCGACGTCAATTCCCGCATCGCGTCGGCCTTGAGCGAACTCGGGGCGACGATCGCCGTGTGCGCTCGCCGGCCCGGGGTCTCAGGTGACCCGTGCTACCACGCGTTTCGCGAGGCGATCGCAGAGGGCGGCGTGCCGTTCTGCGTGCAGGGGCCCGACAACGGCCTGACCGTGGAGGGCGGCGCGACGCTCGGGTTCGAATTGCTCGAGCAGGTGCCTGGGCCGGTGGATCGCTTCTTCGTCCAGGTCGGTGGAGGCGCGCTCGCAAGTGCCTGCGTGCTCGCGTTCACGGAAGCCCGGTGCCAGGGCACGGTGGCGGGGCTGCCGCGCGTGCACGCGGTGCAGACGGAGGGCGCGGCGCCGTTGAGGCGGGCGTACGAGCGGGTCATGGGCGAGATCTTCACGCGCCTCGGCGAGGCCGCCCCGCGCGGCGACGCGGCGCGAGCGCAGGTTGTCGCCGAGCGGGCCGCCGACCCCCGGGTCCGGGCGGCGCTCGCCTTCGCGGCGACCCACCGCGGCGCGTTCATGTGGCCGTGGGAGTCGGAGCCTCGCAGCCTGGCCCACGGCATCCTCGACGACGAGACCTACGACTGGCTGGCGATCGTCGAGGGCATGGTGTGGAGCGGCGGGTGGCCGGTCGTCGTCGACGAGGCGACGATTGCCCGCGCCAACGATCTGGCCCGGGCGTCGACCGCCATCGACGTGGACCATACCGGCACGGCGGGCCTGGCCGGGCTGCTCGCGCTCGTCGATCGCGGCGAGATCGCCGTGGCCCGCGAGCGAGTGGCGGTGATCTTCTCAGGGCGGCGCCGCTGAACCGGAACTCCGGGGCATGCCGGATCGCGCTACGGCACGATGACGGTGCCCGCCCGTCCTTCCACGGCCGCCTCGAGGTCCTGCGGTCGCGTGATCACCCCCCGCCTGCCACCCTGCTCGAGAAACTGGACGATCGCCCTGATCTTGGGAGCCATGCTGCCCTCGGCGAACTCGCCGTCTTTCAGGTACTGGCGCGCCTCGGCGAGCGTCATGCGAGCGATCGGCCGCTCGTCCGGCGTGCCGAAGTCGAGGCACACGTGCGGCACCCCCGTCGAGATGACGAACAGGTCGGCGCCGAGTGCGGTGGCGAGCAGCGACGAGGCGTAGTCCTTGTCGATGACCGCCTCGACGCCGTGCAGCATGCCCTCCCCATCGCGCACCACGGGAATGCCGCCCCCGCCGACGGCCGTCACGACGAAGCCTGCGTCGACGAGCGTGCGCACGGCGTCGATTTCGACGATGGCCACGGGTTCGGGGCTCGGGACGAGCCGGCGCCACCCTCGGCCGGCATCCTCGCCAATCGTCCAGCCCTCCTCGGCCGCGCGCGCGCGTGCGGTCGCCTCGTCCATGAACGACCCGATGGGCTTCGACGGGCGTTCGAACGCCTGGCTCGCCCTGTCGACCTCGACCTGCGTGACGAGCGCGACGGCCGTCTTCCGCATGCGCCGGCGCGTGAACTCGTTCTCGAGCGACTGCTGGATCATGTACCCAATCGCCCCCTGGGTGTCGGCGTCGCAGGAATCGAGCGGAACCTCGTGCAGCTCGTGGCGCGCGAGCTCGGAGCGCCGCACGATGAAGCCGACCTGCGGGCCGTTGCCGTGGGTGACGACCACGCGATGGCCCGCGGCCACGATCTCCGCGATGTGGTGACAGGTCTCGCGGGCCAGCACCCACTGGTCCTGGACCGTGCGGTGCCGTTCGTCGCGGATGAGCGAGTTGCCTCCGATGGCGAGCACGATGATGTCGGACATGAGGGTCCCCAGGGGGTCAGCGCGGCCGCCGCGGCCGATGCCGATCGAGCAGGCCAAGCAGTGCCGACGCGGGGTCGGCCGCACGCGTGGCCACGATCATCGCGGCGACGACGAAAGGCTTCCACGACGCCTCGCGGTAGGTATCGAGACGCGCCCGCTCGAAGACCGTCTGGCTGACCTCGCCGCTGGCGCAGCTCACCCCCGTGACGTCGGCGGGCAGGCAGTGCATGTAGAGCGCCTTGCCCCCGCGAGTCCGCTGCATCATGGCCTCGGTGCACTCCCACTGGCGGAACCGCGCGTTCGTCTCCAGCGCCTCCCGCTCGAGCTCGGCCAGCTCACCCGAACGGCCCGCGCGCAGCAGCGCCGTCCGCTGCCGCATGACCGCCGCCGGCGCCCAGCTCTTCGGNNNNNNNNNNNNNNNNNNNNNNNNNNNNNNNNNNNNNNNNNNNNNNNNNNNNNNNNNNNNNNNNNNNNNNNNNNNNNNNNNNNNNNNNNNNNNNNNNNNNCGCGCAGCAGCGCCGTCCGCTGCCGCATGACCGCCGCCGGCGCCCAGCTCTTCGGGTAGACGACGTCGGCCTGGTCGAAGGCGGCCTCCATCGAGTCGGCGAGCTCGAACGCGCCGCCGCTCTCGGCCGCGAAGCTTCGCGCGGCGTCGAGCGGTTCGTCGACGAGGTCGTAGCCGGGCGGGTGCGCGAGCACGACCCGCATCCCGAAGCGCGTCATCAGCGCGACGATGCCCTGGGGCACCGAGAGCGGCTTGCCGTAGCTCGGCGAGTACGCCCACGTCATCGCGAGGGTCCGTCCCCGCAGCGCATCGAGACCGCCGAAGGTGTGCGCGAGGTGGCACAGATCGGACAGGCTCTGCGTCGGATGATCGAGGTCGCACTGGAGGTTGATGACCGCCGGCCGCTCAGCCAGCACCCCGGCGCGATGACTCTCCTCGAGCGAGCGTGCGACCTCCACCATGTATCGGTGGCCTTCGCCGAGGAACATGTCGTCGCGGATGCCGATGACCTCCGAGAGGAAGCCGATCATCGCGGCGGTCTCCCGGACGGTCTCGCCGTGCGCGACCTGTGACGTCGACTCGTCGAGCTCCTCGGTCATCAGGCCGAGCAGATTGCACCCTGCGCGGAACGCGTAGCGCGTGCGGGTCGACTTGTCGCGGAAGATCGAGAGCCCCAGTCCGGTGTCGAACAGCCGCGTCGACACGTTCCGCCGGACGAGCCCCTGCAGCACGTCTGCCGCGTCGACGATGAAGCGCAGGGCGGCGTCCGACTGCCGCCACGTCAGCAGGAAGTCCCTGTCGTGGAGGTCGACGTCGAGGGCGGCGAGGGCGTTGATCCGGGCATGCAGGTCCATTGGGCACTCTCTCGGTGGGGTAGCCGAACGTCGCGGCCAGCGGCCATCAGTCGCGCGCGCGCCGATAGGCCTGCGGAAACAGCGCGTAGAAGGCCGCGGCAGCGGTCAGGTGATCGATCGGGCACTGGTCCTCCGGCGTGTGCGCGTGGATCTCGTCGCCCGGTCCGAAGCCGATCGTCGGCACGCCGAACAGGCCGCGCGTGGCGATGCCGTTGGTCGAGAAGCCCCACTTGCCGACGGCGGGGGGGCGGCCGAGCGCGGACGTCGCCGCCTCCACGCCGGCGCGGATGGCGGGGTCGTCCTCGGACATGAGCCACGTCGGGAAGTACTTCTTCGTGGGGTAGGTGAGCCCCGTGTAGGCCGGGCGCGCGTAGTCGAGCACGGTGATCGTGGCCCCGGCGCGCCGCACGCTGTCGAGCCGCTCGATCTCCGCGACGGCCGACTCGATCGTCTCGCCCTGCGTCAGCCGGCGGTCGAGGTGGATGGTCGCGCTGTCGGCCACCGCGCACAACGACGGCGACGTCGACCTGATGTGGGAGATGGTGACGCTGCCCTTGCCCAGGAAGGGATCGGCCGTGGCGGCCAGCGCGTCGTTCAGGCGCTCGATGTCGGCGATGATCGGGGCCATCAGGTAGACGGCGTTCACGCCCCGCTCGGGGGCCGAGCCATGGCACGATCGGCCCTGCGTGCGGACCTCGAGCTCCATCCGCCCGCGATGCCCGCGGTACACGCCGAGACTGGTGGGCTCGGTGATCACGACGACGTCGGGTGCCAGGACGCCCTCGCGGAGGATGTACTGCCAGCACAGCCCGTCGCAGTCCTCCTCCATGACCGTGCCGGTGACCCACAGCTGCACGCCCTCGAGCAGGCCGAGGTCCTTCGCGATGCGCGCGCCGTGCACGGCGGCCGCGAAGCCGGCTTCCTGGTCGCCGGCCCCGCGGCCGAACACGATGCCGTCACGAACCTCGCCGCGGTACGGGTCGCGGGCCCACGTCGAGGGATCGCCGACGCCCACCGTGTCGAGGTGGCCGTCGAGGGCGACGACGAGCGGTCCGGAGCCGACGCGGCCCAGCACGTTGCCGAGGCCGTCGATTCGGACCTCGTCGAACTCCAGCCGCCGCATCTCGTCGGCCGCTCGCGCGACGACCGCGCCTTCCTCGGCGCTCTCCGAGGGGATGGCGATCATGTCGCGCAGCAACTGCACCATCGCCGGCGTGGCCTCGTTCGCCCGCGCCCTCACCGTCTCGGTCGTCATCGTCCGGCCTCCGTTGGACGCGGCGGGGGTCCGGCCGCGTGTGCCTCGTCGTCGCCGAGGCAGTTGACGTAGTTGACGGATCCCGCGGCGAAGATCCCCTCGCGCACGAGGTCCATGATCTGAAAGGCCCCGAGGTCGACGATCGTGCCTGGCGGCAGGTCGCCCGCGATCGTCCCCGCCGGGTCGCCGAGCGTGAAGCCGACCTCGACGCCGTCCGCGGCGAACCGGGCGCGGTCGTCCTGCACCTCGAGACGGAACTCGCGGCCGCCGATTCGCGCGCGCACCAGGTCGTGAGGGCCGCGGCGCCTCAGGTAGAAGCCGTCGAGGGCGCTCTCGCGCCAGGCGTTCTCGCTGCCGAAGAACCTCGGCTTCACCACGTACGGGCCACCGTCCTCCGGGCAGAAGACGTCGCAGTTGCCGCAGTCGTTGCAGAAGTCGGCGAAGGTCCCGATCTGGTGCGCCTCATCGAGCGAGAGCGTCCCGCGATGCTCGGCGCGCCACCCGTTCGCCTCGCGGTGCATCCAGAGCACCGGCCGCCTGCCCGGCGGGATCGCGAGCGCGAAGTTGGCATCGTTGGGGCAGACCGGGATGCACTTGTCGCACGTGATGCAGTCGAAGAGCTGCAGGTGACGGCCGATCTTGCGGGGAGCGCGCGGAAGTCCCGCCGCCGTATAGCGGGGCTCGGACACGACGCGGGCGGCGTAGACCGCCGCGTTGCGCATCGCAGCTTCGTCGCGCCACCGCCGGTGGACGTCGGGGCCGGCCGCGCCCAGCAGGTCGCCGCCCGCATCGAGGGCCGAGCGGGCGCTGGCGCGCGCGGCGCCGTCGACGTCGAGCGCCTCGAGCGCCTGTGCGCCCTGGCCGTACGCGCGGATGACGAAGTCGCCGAGTGTTCGCGCGCCGACCGCGTCCATGCGCTCGGCGAGCTTCTGGAAATACGAGCGCGCGCGCCCGTACCCACCCGCCCTGAGCAGGTCGGTGCAGGTGGTGATGGGCGCGAGGTCGAGCGCGACGGNNNNNNNNNNNNNNNNNNNNNNNNNNNNNNNNNNNNNNNNNNNNNNNNNNNNNNNNNNNNNNNNNNNNNNNNNNNNNNNNNNNNNNNNNNNNNNNNNNNNCCCGCCCTGAGCAGGTCGGTGCAGGTGGTGATGGGCGCGAGGTCGAGCGCGACGGCGTCGGCGACGTTCACCGCATCGATGCCGGCCGAGAACGAGAGAGGGATCGACGCGCCGAAGGCGCCGCGCACGCGGCGCACGAGATCGATGGCCAGCACGTGGAGCGGCTGGCCGGAGAGGTACATCTCGCGCTCGGTGGCGGGGAAGAACGAGCGGTGGTTCTCGACGATGAGCGTGTTGGTCAGCTTCAGGCCGAAGCCGAGGCCGAGCGACCGGGCCAGTTCGGCGAGCCGGCCCGAGAAATCGCACATCTGGGGCCACGTGGTGTCACGCGTGAAGGCGCTCGGAGGCACGCGGAGGTCGTGGTGGCCGAGCACGTCGTGCAGCAGCCGGTTCGTCTCGGCCTCGCCAAGCAGCATCGGATTGAGCTTCACGACGCACGCCAGGCCGCGGTCGCGCAGCACGTGGGCCGCGATCCGCTCGATCTCGTCGGGCGGACAGCCGTGGAACGTGCTGAGCGTGACGCTCGTCGAGAGGCAGCGCGCGAAATCGAGATCGCGGTAGCGGGCGAATTCGGCGGGAATCTGCCGGCGGAGGCGATCGACGATCGCCGAGGCGTCGGCCATGCCGTCGAGGAATGCCTGGACGGTCGGGCTGGTGACGCCCGCGAGGTCGTACCCGACGCTCATGTCGACGACGGTGTCGGCGTAGCCGGGTGCGAGCGGGATGCGGCCGCTCTCGACGAGGATGCGGATCAGCATGCTCGCCTTGACGTACTCCTCGAGCGATTCGGGCAGGCGCAGCTCCTGCGACCACTCGATGTTGAACCCCGCGCGCTCCATGTCGATGCACGGACGCGGGATGACGAGATCGTCGCGCACCTGCACCGTCTTGAGCTCGACGACGCGGCACCCGGCCAGCCACGCCAGCACGATGTTCTGCGCCAGTTGCGTGTGGGGACCGGCCGCCGGCCCCACGGGCGACGAGGCGCGCTGCCCGTGAATCGAGACCGCGAGATCGCGACCGGCGTCGCCGCCGAAGAACCGGCGGGCGGGCAGGTCGAAGATAGCGTGCTGGGCGTCGAGTTCGCGGAACATCCGGCGCACGAGCGCGCCGAACGGGTAGGGCGTCAGCGTCATCCTTCACCCCGCGGACGCGCGCCGGCCATGCCGTGCGCACGCAGGTGACGGCGGGCCACCGACTCGATGTGCACCTCGTCGGGGCCGTCGTAGATCCGCGCGGCCCGCTCGTGCGCGTACCAGAAGGCGAGCGGGGTCTCGTCGGTCATGCCGAGGCCGCCGAGGCCCTGGATGGCCCGGTCGAGCACGCGCTGCAGCGTCCGCGCCACGGAGAACTTGATGAGCGACACCTCCTCGCGTGCCGCGCGGGCCCCCTCGCGCTCGATGCGCCAGGCGGCGTGCAGCACCATCAGCCGGGCGGCGTGGATCTCCGCCCGGCTCTCGGCGATCCACTGCTGCACCATCTGCTTCGTCCCGAGCGGCACGCCGGGGGCCACCTCACGCGTCGCCGCGTGGCGGCACAGCAGGTCGAACGCGCGTTCGCAGACACCGATCCAGCGCATGCAGTGGTGAATCCGGCCGGGGCCGAGGCGCTGCTGCGCGATCTCGAACCCCTGACCGGGCTCGCCGAGCAGATACGTCAGCGGCACCCGGGCGCCGTGGTACGCCACCTCCGCGTGGCTCGCCCAGTCGCCTCCCCGATCGCCCATGATCGAGAGGTTGCCGACCAGCTCGAAGCCCGGCGTGTCGGTGGGCACGACGATCATGCTGGCGCGCCGATGCGGGGCGGCCTCCGGGTCGGTGACCGCCATGCAGATGGCGAATGCCGCGCCGTCGGCCGATGAGGCGAACCACTTGTGGCCGCGGACGACCCACTCGGCGCCGTCGCGCCGCGCGGTCGTGCCGAGCCAGACCGGGTTCGAGCCCGCGAACTCCGGCTCGGTCATCGTGAAGCAGCTGCGCACCTCGCCGTCGACGAGCGGCCGCAGGAAGCGCGCCTGCTGCTCGGGCGTGCCGAACTCGATCAGCACCTCCATGTTCCCGACGTCCGGCGCCTGGCAGTTGAACACGTAGTGCCCGAGCGGGCTGCGGCCGAGCTCCTCGCTGAGGTGCGCGAACTCGGTCAGCGACAGCCCCGCGCCGCCGTGCGCCTCGGGCAGGAACGCCGCCCACAGCCCGGTCTGCTTCGCGAGGCGGCGCTTCTCGCGCAGCACCGGCAGCAGCGCCGCGAAGCCCTCGCGCCGCAGGGCGGCTTCGAGCGGGTACAGCTCCCGCTTCACGAACGAGCGGATGGTCGACCGGATCGCCTCGACACGCGGAGACTCTGAGAAGTCCATGGACGATGCCCCCGGGAGCCACGCGGCGCCCTGCCGCGCGCCACGCGGTCAGAGCGCGCGCGCGACGAGCTCCTTCATCACCTCGTTGGCCCCCGCGTAAATCCGCTGCACCCGGCTGTCGGCCCAGATGCGCGCGATCTCGTACTCGGTGGAGTACCCGTATCCACCGAAGACCTGCAGGCACCTGTCGGCCACGGCGAACTGATGGTCGGTGAGCCACCACTTGGCCATCGAGGCGGTCGGCGAGTCGAGCGTCCCGGCCATGAGACGCTCGACGCAGCTGTCGAAGAAGACCCGCGCGATGTGCGCCTCGGTCCGGCACTCGGCCAGCGTGAAGCGGACGCTCTGCAGGTCGATCAACGTGCCGCCGAACGCCTTGCGCGAGCGCGCGTGCTCGGTGGCCAGGGCGACCGCGCGCTCCATGGCGCCCACGGCGCCCACCGCGACGTAGGTCCGTTCGTACGGCAGCTGCTGCATCATCTGCGCGAAGCCCCGGCCCTCCGCCGGTCCGAGCAGGCTCGCCGCCGGCACGCGCACGTCGTCGAAGAACAGCTCGCAGGTGTCCTGGCCGTGCTGGCCCAGCTTCTCGAGCGTACGGCCCACGCGGTAGCCGGGCAGGTTCCTCGTATCGACCAGGATGAGCGACGTGCCCTTCGAGCCAGGCAGGGAGGGATCGGTCTTGGCCGCGAGGCAGACCAGGTCGGCGTGATAGCCGTTCGTGATGAACGTCTTCGACCCGTTGACGACGTACGTGTCGCCCTGCCGGATCGCGGTCGTGCGGATGCTCTGCAGGTCCGAACCGGCACCGGGCTCGGTCATGGCGAGCGAGGCCACGACGTCGCCGGTCGCCATGGGCGGGAGCCACGTCCGCTTCTGTTCCTCGCTGCCGTACGCGAGGAGGTAGTGCGCGACGATGCTCTGGATCGCGTGACCGAAGCTCGTGATGCTCGCCCGGCTCAGCTCGAGGCCTACGATGACCTCGTGCGCGAAGGTGCCGCCACCGCCGCCCCACGTGTCGGGGATGTCGGCGAGCAGCAGGCCCATCGCGCCGGCCTTCGTCCACGCGTCTCGATCGACGTGGTGCTGCGCGCGCCACCGCTCGTCGTGAGGCGCGAACTCCTCCTCGATGAACTGCCGCACCGATCGCTCGAACAACGCCAGTTCGTCGTTCATCCAGGGTGAGGTGTAGGTGGCCATGGTGGTCGGCTCCGTTCCGGGGGGACGGGGCGCGCGCTGGCGCCCAGGCCGCCATCTTACCAGCGGAATGCCGTGCTGGCGGCGGCCTCGGCGAGCCGGCCGTGAAGGGTGTGGGCCGCCTCGCGGGGCAGGTACGGGATGTCGATGCGATGCGATTGATGGCTCGCCCCTGCCGTGTCGACTCGAACGCGCGCCATGCCGGTGCGCCGGTCGAAGGGTGATTCGTGCAGACCCACGACCTGCGCCTTCGCGACGCGAGCCATCGTCAGGTGACGCGACACCCAGCCGCTGCGGAAGACCAGCGTGTCGCCCACCATCGCCCAGCCCTGGTACGCGAGCCGGCGGCGTGACGCGATCGCCGTCCAGGCGCCCATCGTCGAGGCCACGGCCAGCGCCCACCAGCCGGTGGCCGGAGCGACCGCCGCCGAGACGATGGCGACGGCCACCAGTTGCTTGCGCAGCACGCGTCGGAACGCACGCGGGTGCGGGCCGTGCCACGCGGCCGTGGAGACGTCGACTCCCGGAAGGACCTCCGACAGGAGCTTCGGCAGCGCGTCCCGCGTGACGATCGGCGCCAACCACTCGCGGCCGGTCGTTCCCACGTCGCCGGCCTCGCCGCCGGCTGTCTCGACCCTCACCGCGGCCCGCCCGGCCAGGCGGTGGAGCAGGCCCTCGTACACCGTGATCGTCTGGACCCGGTGAAGCGGAATCGTCGTGCTGATCCGGGTCAGCAGGCCGAACTCGCTGCGCAGATCGTCCCCCGTGCGCGTCAACCGGAACCCGTGGAGGCGCACGGCGGCCCAGGCCATCGAGATCAGGCGGATCGCGACGAGCGCGCCGGCGATCACCAGCAGCGCGAGACCCACCCGACCCGCTGGAAAGCCGCCCTCGCCGATTGCCCCTCGGACGGCGTCGCGGACGAGGTCGCGGGCGGCGCCACGGGCGGCAACCGCCTCGCCGAACAGCCACTCGCTCACGCGCTCGACGAGCCCGAATTCCCACAGCATGCCGATGCCCGCCGCGATCAGGACCATGCCCCGGTTTTCGATGAACCCCGCAAGCAGCAGTTCGCGCGAGGGCAGGGCCAGCACGGTCCTGCCGGCGGCGGCGATTGGCGCCGAGGGCGTGTCCTCCCGCGCTTCCGGGACGGAGCGCCCGGCGCCGGCTCGTCGCCGCATGTCGGCGACCCGGCCGCGCATCTCCTCGTAGTCGGGCGTCGACAGCACCCGCAGGGTGGCCTCGGGCTCCTGGCCGCCCGCTGTCTGGATACGGACGTCGACCACGTGGAGCCAGCGATGGAGCAGGCTCTGCACCGCATCGACGCTCTGGATGCGCGCGTAGGGCACGTGGCGCTCGTTGCGGAAGACGATGCCCGTTCGGATGACGAGCTCGTCGGCTTCATACCGGTAGCGGAACGACACGTAGCGGGCGACGGCGAACAGGGCGGACGGCACGATGAGCCACGGCAGCCACGCCTCCCAGCCCCAGCCCCGCGACCCGGCCGTGACGATCAGCGCCAGGGAAGGCAGGGCGAGCTCGCGCAGGCGCGCGCCGATCGTGAAGGCGAGCGACCAGGGATGCAGCCGCCGTTCAGACGGCATCGCCGCCTTCGTCGGGCAGCAGGTGATCGCGGATGCGGAGGGCGGTGGCGTGATCGAGGCCCGGCAGGTCGACGCGCGCGTGGTCGGTGCCCGCGGTGTAGACCACGAGCGTGCCGAGGCCATGGGTGCGCTCGAGCGGACCCTGTGAGACGTCGGTGTGCTGCACGCGGGAGCGCGGCACCGCCATGTGCCGTCGCCAGACGACGCCGCGGCGGATGTCGAGGCCGATCGCGCCGACGCGGTACGCCGTGTGCCGGTAGGCGAGCGGCGGCCAGGCGTGGGCGCGCCACGCCAGGCCGCCCGACACGACGAGCCAGAGCAGGCCCAGTCCGAGCAGGTTGACGAGCGGTGCCGCGCCGGCGAGGACCGCGAGGCCCGTGAGGCTCACGACCATGAAGCCGGCCAGGAACACGACGGCCGCCGCGATCCAGCCGACCTGGCGCTGCAGCACCACCCAGCGCGGGTCGAGTGGGCGCTCGATGCCGTCCGCCACCGGGGACGGTGAGCCCGCGTCGACGGTCGACGGCGGTGGGGCAGCGATCGCGTCGGTCACGGCCTCCAGTATACGGCGCACCACCGGCAGCCGGGACCGACGCGCCGGCGATCGCCCGGTCGCGCGGCTACCGCCGGGCGTCGGTCGTCGGCGGAGGCGATTCGCCGAGCACGTGCCGCGCGAACCACGCGTACTCGCGCGTCATCTTGTCGAGCTGGTGCCGCGGCTCCTGCAGGCCGTGCGGCTCGCGCGGATAGACCGCGAGCTCGACCTCGATGCCGTTTTTGCGCAGGCCCATGTAGAGCTCCTGGGCCTGGCCGAGCGGCACGCGCAGGTCGACGGCGCCGTGCATGATGAGCGTCGGCGTCTTCGCCTGCTTGATGTGCTTCATCGCCGAGCGATCCCAGTACACGTCGAAGTCGTCCCACGGCTCGGCGCCGAAGTACCCCTCGAGCGTGCGCTGGAGGTCGTTGGTCGAGTACATCGAGTACATGTTCGTCAGACCCGCGCCGACCATCAGCGCCCTGAAGCGACTGGTCTGCGTCAGCGTCCAGGCGGTCATGTACCCGCCGTAGCTCCATCCCGTCTGGCCCATGCGCGCGGCATCGACGAGGCCCTTCGCGATCAGCTGATCGACGCCCGTCTGGATGTCTTGGTAGTCGCCGCCGCCCCAGTCACGGACGTTCGCGAGCAGGAAGCGCTCGCCGTACCCGCTCGACCCGCGCGGGTTCGGATAGAAAGCCAGCCAGCCCCTGCCCGCCCAGACGTGCCCGTAGTTGGTCGCCGTGGCCGGGAAGGTGTTGGCGAAGACGCCCGCCGGCCCGCCGTGCACGTGGACGATCAGTGGGTAGCGTTCGCCCGGCCGGTAGTCGACGGGGTAGATGACGAGGCCCTCGGCCTCGAGGCCGTCGCGGCTCGTCCACCGGACGACCTCGCCGCGTCCCAGCGAGAGCTCGGCCACCTGCGGATTGTGATCGGAGAGCTTCGCCGGTCCCCAGGACGACAGCGACCGCGTGACGTACACGTCGGCGGGCCGCGCCGTGTCGGTGAGCGTGAAGGCGGCAACGCCGGTCGACGGCGACAGGGTGAACCCGCCGAGCACCGCGTCCCCCGTCGACACCGCCACCGGCGTGCCGCCCGCGGCCGGCACGGAGAACACCTGCGACGAGGTTCGCGTGGAGGCGGTGAAGTACAAGGTCGAACCATCGGCCGACCACGAGGCCGGACCGGGCTGATACAGGAAGTCGCGAGCGACCTCCTGTAAGGTCCCGCCGTTGGCATCGACCGTGGCGAGGCGGAGTTGGCCGAGCAGTCCCGTGGAACCGGGACGGGTGAGCACGGCGAGCCGGCTGCCGTCGGGCGACCACCGCGGCGCCTGGTCGGGGCCGTCGTTGTCGATCACGCGCCGCCTCGCCTTCGTCGCCACGTCCACAACCCACACGTCCGTCAGGCTCCCGTCGTCGGCCTTTGGCGTCGGCGTCGTCACGTACGCGATACGCCCGCCGTCGGGCGACCACTGGGGGTCGGCCACCTGGAAGTCGCCGCCGGCGACCTCGTCGACCTGCTTCGTCTCGACGTCGATGACCCACAGCCGTCGGTATCGGTGATCGCGATCGACGATCTGCACGTCGTCTCTCTCCTTGCGGCGACGCTCTTCTTCCGCGGTCGGCTCGGGTTCGGCGACGAAGGCCAGGCGCCGGCCGTCCGGGGCCCATTGAAACTCGGTGACGGCCGTCTTCGATTCGGTGAGGCCGACGGCCTCCCCACCAAACGGCGAGATGAGGTGGACCTGCGGGCGCTCGCCCCGCGACGAGAGGAACGCGAGCCGCTGGCCGTCGGGCGACCATTGCGGCTCTCTGTCGTTCTTCGGGCTCGTCGTCAGGCGCAGCGGTGGCCGGCTCGCGTCGGTCGACG is a genomic window containing:
- a CDS encoding S9 family peptidase, yielding MPNRSTRLSTHPLPVLVVLLLTGIAEAQPRRPMTFDDVMAVRTVTSPAVSPDGRLVAYVVTERDMKANESNADVWLASTDASRPPLRLTTSPKNDREPQWSPDGQRLAFLSSRGERPQVHLISPFGGEAVGLTESKTAVTEFQWAPDGRRLAFVAEPEPTAEEERRRKERDDVQIVDRDHRYRRLWVIDVETKQVDEVAGGDFQVADPQWSPDGGRIAYVTTPTPKADDGSLTDVWVVDVATKARRRVIDNDGPDQAPRWSPDGSRLAVLTRPGSTGLLGQLRLATVDANGGTLQEVARDFLYQPGPASWSADGSTLYFTASTRTSSQVFSVPAAGGTPVAVSTGDAVLGGFTLSPSTGVAAFTLTDTARPADVYVTRSLSSWGPAKLSDHNPQVAELSLGRGEVVRWTSRDGLEAEGLVIYPVDYRPGERYPLIVHVHGGPAGVFANTFPATATNYGHVWAGRGWLAFYPNPRGSSGYGERFLLANVRDWGGGDYQDIQTGVDQLIAKGLVDAARMGQTGWSYGGYMTAWTLTQTSRFRALMVGAGLTNMYSMYSTNDLQRTLEGYFGAEPWDDFDVYWDRSAMKHIKQAKTPTLIMHGAVDLRVPLGQAQELYMGLRKNGIEVELAVYPREPHGLQEPRHQLDKMTREYAWFARHVLGESPPPTTDARR